TGCCGAAGAACGAACCTGAAAACACCAACGGCGCCCCCCGACTGCTGGAGGGATACCGGGCGCTGGACCTCACGGACCGCAAGGGCCAGATGTGCGGCCGCTTCCTCGCCGACCTGGGCGTGGAGGTGGTCAAGATCGAGCCGCCCGGCGGCGACCCGGCGCGGCGGCTGCCGCCGTTCGCCGGCGACACCAGCCTGGTCTTCGCCCATCTCAACGCCAACAAGCGCAGCCTGGAGCTGGACCTCGAGACGGCCGAAGGCCGGGAGCGGCTGCGGGCGCTGGCGGCCGAGACCGACATCCTCATCGAGAGCGGCGCCCCCGGATGGATGGCCGGAATGGATCTGGGCTACGACCGCCTGAGCGAGAGCAACCCGGGCCTGATCATGGCCTCCATCACCGGCTTCGGCCAGTGGGGTCCCCACAGCGTCTTCGCCGGCAACGACCTGGTGGTGTTCGCCATGTGCGGACTCATGTCCATCTCCGGCGACCCCGACGGCGCACCATGCGCGCCGCCCGAGACCCAGGCCTACTACTTCGGCAGCCTCATGGCCGCGCTGGGCATCGTGGCGGCCCTCCATCGCCGCGAGCGCACCGGCGCGGGCGACTGGATCGATGTGTCCATGCAGGAGGCCCTGGCCACCCAGGAGCACATGGTCCGGCTCTACGCCAACGAGGGAGAGGTCCACCACCGCGCCGGCAGCCAGCACCAGCACGTGGCCCCCGCGCGAATCTTTCCCTGCAGCGACGGCCACGTGTACATCTACGTCAGCCGGCAGCACTGGCAGAGATTCCTCGACATCTGGCCCGGCCATCCCGAGGACTTCGACGCGCCGGAGTACCTCAACAACCTGTACCGGCGGGCGCGGGCCGACATCATCAATCCGGCGGTGAGCGAGTTCACCCGGCGGCACTCCATGGAGGACCTGACCCGCCTGCTCCAGTCCAACCGCATCCCCTGCCTGCCGGTGAACCGGCCGCTGGGGTTCCTGCGCGACCCGCACGTGGAAGGACGGCGCTTCGTCCAGGAGGTGCCCTATCCGGACGGGGAATCGCTGATCCAGCCGGCGCTGCCCTGTCTGTTCAGCGGCGCGCGGCCGCGGGTCGCGGCGCCGGGACCCGCTGGTGCGGACGTGGAAACGGCCACGGCCGATGGTGACGCGGCAGTGGGGGCAGCCGCCGGCAATGCCGCCGCACCGGCTCCGGCCGCCGCCGCCCAGGGCCTGCCGCTGGAGGGCCTGCGCGTCCTGAGCTTCGACCACGTGCTCGCGGGGCCCTTCGGCATGATGCTGCTAGCGGACCTGGGCGCGGAGGTGCTCAAGGTGGAATCCGCCAAGGGCGGGCTCGATCCCTTCCGCTTCTTCGGCACCGGCGACGATCCCAACGCCTCGCCCCGCTTCCTGGAGTTCAACCGGAACAAGCGCTCCGTAACCGTGAACCTGAAGCATCCCGAGGGACCCGGCCTGATCCGCGAACTGGCGCTGCACTGCGACCTGGTCCTGGACAACTTCGCGGCGCGGGTGATGCCCGGCCTGGGACTCGACTACGATCATTTGGTGGAGCATAAGCCCGACATCGTCACCCTGCGGATGCCCGGGCTCGGCGCCACCGGCCCCAAGAAGGACTCCCTCACCCTGGGCACCATCATCACCGGGTTCACCGGCTTCACCTGGCTGTGGAACGAGTCACCGGAGGTGGATCCTCCGGTAGGCGCGGGCACGGTGCTGCCCGACTACGTCTCGGGAGTCATGGCTGCGATCCTGTCGGTCGCGGTCACCCTCTACCGCCGGCGCACAGGCCGGGGAATGGCCATGGACATGGCCCAGGCCGAGGCGGCCGCGTTCCTCATCGGCACCGCCATGATCCAGGCCGCCAACACGGACACCGAGCCCGTGGCCGTGGGCAACCGCTCGCTCTACCACGCGCCCTACGGCATCTACCCCTGCGAGGGCGACGACCGCTGGTGCGTCATCGCCACCGAGAACGACGCGCAGTGGCGCAGCCTGGCCGCCGCCATCGGCCGGCCGGAGCTGGCCGGCGACCCGCGTTTCCGGGATTCCGCGGACCGGGTGCGCCGCCGGGACGAACTGGACGCGATGATCGAGGAATGGACCCGGACGCGCGACCGCCACGAGGTCATGCGGCTGTTGCAGGCGGAAGGAGTCCCTTGCGGCGCGGTCCAGAACGGCGCCGACCTGGTGGAGAACGACCCGCACCTCCAGGCCCGCGGCTTTCTCGGCACCCATGACAACCCGCGCTTCGGGCGCCTCACCCTTCCCTGCCTCCCCATCCGCTTCGCCCGCACCGCCGCCTCGCAGGACTGGGTTTTCCCCGACCTCGGCCGCGACACCGACCGCACCCTGCGCGACGTGCTGGGCTACGACGACGCGCGCATCCGGCAGCTACGCGAGGACGGCGCGTTGGAGTGACAGTGCGGCTCTATGGCTCGTAGGACAAATTGGTCCGTATCAGGTTGCTGATGCGCCGGTGCATGGGGTTGCGCAGCTCCTCGCCGATGTGGGCCATGGCGCCCAAGGTGCGGCCGATCAGGGCGAAGGCCTTGGCCATCTGCCACTGGAGCCCCATGTCCGAGGAAATGGCGGCGATGGCGCCGGTGACGTTGATGGGCAGGCCGCGCTTGTGGCGCGCTTCCGCGGCCTTCTTGATCTCTTCCAGGAACTCGCAGTAGCGCCCGCGCACGCCGGTCTCGGCGGCGATC
This window of the Deltaproteobacteria bacterium genome carries:
- a CDS encoding CoA transferase — its product is MPLEGLRVLSFDHVLAGPFGMMLLADLGAEVLKVESAKGGLDPFRFFGTGDDPNASPRFLEFNRNKRSVTVNLKHPEGPGLIRELALHCDLVLDNFAARVMPGLGLDYDHLVEHKPDIVTLRMPGLGATGPKKDSLTLGTIITGFTGFTWLWNESPEVDPPVGAGTVLPDYVSGVMAAILSVAVTLYRRRTGRGMAMDMAQAEAAAFLIGTAMIQAANTDTEPVAVGNRSLYHAPYGIYPCEGDDRWCVIATENDAQWRSLAAAIGRPELAGDPRFRDSADRVRRRDELDAMIEEWTRTRDRHEVMRLLQAEGVPCGAVQNGADLVENDPHLQARGFLGTHDNPRFGRLTLPCLPIRFARTAASQDWVFPDLGRDTDRTLRDVLGYDDARIRQLREDGALE